In Phormidium yuhuli AB48, one genomic interval encodes:
- a CDS encoding DUF3352 domain-containing protein translates to MKSRAYSPLSLTLLGVILLTVLWTVYWFGFQSSLTLLRGAPRGEPAAALFLPKDPPLVMSLFTNPQKLQDLRQLRTPLRQRGQAKAEFKRLKASLLADTNLDYGRDIEPWLGDEITLAVTTADLDRNPANGTQPGYLLALEVRDGERSREFLDLFWQNKAVSGRELQFEEYKGVKLIYSRKTLPPTGDGLQLKDFNPFAKKSAGEWSSALVGDRFVLFANAPEVLRKAINDAQVEDLNLQHSPTYQKAIARLDDQRIGVILADVPQLSGWLGGDSVTPDSQLPDTLAIGLGLSRQGLLADTVWASSNDESTVSPELDHPVAALNYVPEESALVLAGTDLASRWRRVSQAVSGGDLLSRLLTQPLGELESRWGISLQEDIFDWVTGDYALALLPNVDDDALDWIFVAEDPPENHPQSDAAIGRLDEAAAANGYSVGPFTLKDQHRILAWTRLMTKEGKTTEGNLRLRLEADVLGVRGQLNDYRLLASSIEAIDWAYTSPRRNSLLANGQFRKELPLLPEDNDGYLYLNWQESQGALRQQLPFLRVLELTGNPLVDHLRSLLLSTEGSRNGVHRAQVLIKLIP, encoded by the coding sequence GTTTCTCCCCAAAGACCCCCCGTTGGTGATGTCCCTGTTTACCAATCCTCAGAAATTACAAGATTTGCGGCAACTGCGGACTCCGCTGCGCCAACGGGGACAGGCTAAGGCAGAGTTTAAGCGTCTGAAAGCCAGTCTCTTGGCAGATACGAACTTAGATTATGGACGGGACATTGAACCCTGGTTAGGGGATGAGATTACCCTGGCCGTCACCACGGCAGACCTCGATCGCAACCCCGCTAATGGGACGCAACCGGGATATCTCCTAGCCTTGGAGGTTCGAGATGGAGAACGCAGTCGCGAGTTTCTGGATCTGTTTTGGCAGAATAAAGCCGTCTCGGGTCGGGAGTTGCAGTTTGAGGAGTATAAGGGAGTAAAACTCATCTATAGCCGTAAAACCCTGCCACCGACGGGGGATGGGTTACAACTGAAAGACTTTAACCCCTTTGCTAAGAAGAGTGCAGGAGAATGGTCGAGTGCCTTGGTGGGCGATCGCTTTGTGCTGTTCGCTAACGCACCGGAGGTTCTGCGTAAGGCGATTAACGATGCCCAGGTTGAAGACCTCAATTTACAACATTCTCCCACCTATCAGAAGGCGATCGCCCGACTGGATGACCAACGCATTGGCGTGATTCTGGCTGATGTTCCCCAACTGAGTGGTTGGCTAGGGGGAGATTCAGTGACACCGGATTCTCAACTTCCGGATACGCTGGCGATTGGCTTGGGCCTGAGTCGTCAAGGCCTCCTGGCGGATACGGTATGGGCCAGTAGCAACGATGAGAGTACCGTCTCCCCGGAATTAGATCACCCAGTGGCGGCGTTGAATTATGTCCCAGAAGAGAGTGCATTGGTGTTGGCGGGAACAGACTTGGCCAGTCGCTGGCGTCGTGTCTCCCAAGCGGTTTCAGGGGGTGATTTACTGTCTCGTTTACTCACCCAACCCCTGGGAGAGTTGGAAAGCCGCTGGGGAATTTCTTTACAGGAGGATATTTTTGATTGGGTGACGGGGGATTACGCTCTCGCCTTACTGCCCAATGTAGATGACGATGCCTTAGATTGGATTTTTGTAGCCGAAGACCCCCCGGAGAATCACCCCCAGTCTGACGCGGCCATTGGACGACTCGATGAAGCCGCCGCCGCCAATGGCTATAGTGTCGGCCCCTTCACCCTCAAAGACCAACATCGGATTCTGGCTTGGACTCGTTTGATGACGAAGGAAGGGAAAACCACTGAAGGGAATTTACGACTGCGCCTGGAAGCGGATGTGTTAGGAGTACGGGGTCAGTTGAATGATTATCGTCTGCTGGCCAGTTCCATTGAAGCCATCGATTGGGCCTATACCTCTCCCCGTCGTAATTCTCTGTTAGCGAACGGCCAGTTCCGCAAGGAGTTACCTCTACTTCCTGAGGACAATGACGGCTACCTCTATCTCAATTGGCAGGAGAGTCAGGGAGCGTTACGTCAGCAATTGCCCTTTTTGCGGGTTTTGGAACTGACGGGAAATCCTCTGGTTGATCATCTGCGATCGCTCCTCCTGAGTACGGAAGGGAGTCGTAATGGAGTTCACCGGGCCCAGGTCTTGATTAAACTGATTCCCTAA
- a CDS encoding Crp/Fnr family transcriptional regulator — MDFPDRLLRRLKQTPLTANLSDSEQQQLLEMSSYCEAQAGQLVFTEGSPSDHLWVLLEGEGERLQEADSGQLLLLGGVQTGETIAALDFILERPYSSSFRATTESCLLMIHRQHWQQLITASRVGSKLALTLVAMAQQHFEQGLAATDELLQMYQQAIALLQPPDSSEEAAHNPRWAQIQETRDRLEKQQQRLRKQLPLVAVQPRRSPSPWGPFLAGTVTGIVIMGGLGAIAYAVGGFSSNPSSSQSHLNLPDTDGPR; from the coding sequence ATGGATTTTCCCGATCGCCTCTTACGCCGACTCAAACAAACGCCACTCACGGCTAATCTCTCAGATAGCGAACAGCAACAACTGTTAGAGATGTCCAGTTACTGCGAGGCCCAGGCGGGACAGCTCGTTTTTACCGAAGGGAGTCCCAGTGACCATCTATGGGTGCTGTTAGAAGGGGAGGGGGAACGACTCCAGGAAGCGGATAGCGGTCAGTTATTGCTCCTAGGAGGCGTGCAAACTGGAGAAACCATCGCCGCTCTCGATTTTATCCTGGAACGCCCCTATAGCAGCAGTTTTCGGGCAACTACTGAGAGTTGCTTATTGATGATTCATCGCCAACATTGGCAACAGTTAATCACGGCCAGTCGTGTGGGGAGTAAGCTGGCCCTGACCTTGGTGGCCATGGCGCAACAGCACTTTGAACAAGGCTTAGCGGCGACGGACGAGTTGTTGCAGATGTATCAGCAGGCGATCGCCCTCTTACAACCTCCCGACTCTTCTGAGGAGGCGGCCCATAACCCCCGTTGGGCCCAGATTCAGGAGACTCGCGATCGCCTGGAAAAGCAACAGCAGCGGTTACGCAAACAACTGCCCCTCGTGGCCGTACAACCTCGGCGATCGCCCTCACCCTGGGGTCCGTTTCTGGCGGGAACGGTGACGGGAATAGTTATTATGGGAGGACTTGGGGCGATCGCCTATGCGGTGGGAGGCTTCAGTTCAAATCCGTCGAGTTCCCAAAGCCATCTCAATCTCCCAGATACAGACGGGCCGAGGTAG
- a CDS encoding DUF4114 domain-containing protein: MKSSLLAGATALVTTLTVAGSASAFTIESADDSFKTLIGSGVFEDYIHTEYQALDASFVASQQLNLSDLTLKFDHEVKVHFLSEGANFRNQLGVSVSGTTEISETILFDDIVCVTDSCSTHKGYRDSHITPERYLEAGDFVSLGMIKAGSTLDFFLNSNGFNRSNPQRLHLDASKNLGGHQQVMAYQQSGYLILAFEDVVIHWEGSDKDFNDVVFAIDIGEKNLRHLSGEAVPEPTVIFGLLSVGGAFSLLGRKRQRA; this comes from the coding sequence ATGAAATCTTCACTTCTTGCCGGAGCAACTGCCCTTGTTACAACTTTGACGGTTGCAGGCTCTGCCTCAGCTTTTACGATTGAGAGCGCTGATGATAGCTTCAAAACTTTGATTGGTAGCGGGGTTTTTGAAGACTACATCCATACGGAATATCAAGCCCTCGATGCTAGTTTTGTTGCGTCTCAGCAACTGAATTTGAGTGACTTAACCTTGAAGTTCGACCACGAGGTCAAGGTTCACTTCCTCAGTGAAGGCGCTAATTTCCGCAATCAACTTGGGGTGAGCGTGAGCGGAACCACAGAAATTTCCGAGACAATTCTTTTCGATGATATTGTTTGTGTTACTGATAGTTGCTCGACTCATAAGGGCTATCGGGATTCACACATTACCCCAGAACGTTATCTGGAAGCAGGAGATTTCGTTAGTTTGGGAATGATTAAAGCGGGAAGCACTCTTGACTTCTTCCTCAACTCCAATGGCTTTAATCGCAGTAACCCCCAGCGCCTACATCTTGATGCCAGTAAGAATCTTGGGGGTCACCAACAGGTCATGGCCTATCAGCAGTCGGGCTATCTGATCCTGGCCTTTGAGGATGTGGTGATCCATTGGGAGGGAAGCGACAAAGACTTTAATGATGTGGTCTTTGCCATTGATATTGGCGAGAAGAATTTAAGACATCTCAGCGGAGAGGCTGTTCCGGAACCGACGGTGATTTTCGGTTTATTGAGTGTGGGTGGCGCCTTTTCTCTGTTAGGTCGTAAGCGCCAACGTGCCTAG
- the era gene encoding GTPase Era, whose translation MNPAEFSLIPTPPDGFRSGFISIIGRPNVGKSTLMNTLVGQKVAITSPVAQTTRNRLQGILTTDEAQLIFIDTPGIHKPHHQLGTVLVQNAKRAINSGDVLLFLVDGSGEAGGGDRYIAELLQEVQVPVLLGINKIDCQSYDKAEAIDASYRELAGDRPWEVVKFSALKGSGTPELLERLVTHLEPGPYYYPPDLVTDRPERFIMGELIREQILLNTREEVPHSVAIAIEKVEETPNLTRVFATINVERDSQKGILIGKRGSMLKQIGSAAREQIQKLVSGQIYLELFVKVQPKWRQSRTRLNELGYRVED comes from the coding sequence ATGAATCCCGCCGAATTTTCCCTCATCCCCACGCCCCCCGATGGTTTTCGTTCGGGGTTTATCAGTATTATTGGCCGTCCGAATGTGGGTAAATCCACCCTAATGAATACCCTAGTTGGGCAAAAAGTGGCGATTACCTCTCCCGTCGCCCAAACCACGCGCAATCGTCTCCAGGGGATTCTCACCACCGATGAGGCGCAACTGATTTTTATCGATACCCCGGGTATCCATAAACCCCATCATCAATTGGGGACTGTGTTGGTGCAGAATGCTAAACGCGCCATCAACTCGGGGGATGTGTTGCTGTTTCTGGTGGATGGTTCCGGGGAAGCTGGGGGGGGCGATCGCTATATCGCCGAGTTATTGCAGGAGGTGCAGGTTCCGGTATTGCTGGGAATCAATAAGATAGATTGCCAGTCCTATGATAAAGCCGAGGCCATCGATGCCTCCTATCGAGAACTGGCGGGCGATCGCCCCTGGGAAGTGGTAAAATTCTCGGCCCTGAAGGGAAGCGGAACCCCAGAACTCCTGGAACGGCTCGTCACTCACCTAGAACCCGGCCCCTATTACTATCCCCCGGATTTAGTTACAGACCGCCCGGAACGCTTTATCATGGGCGAGTTGATTCGGGAGCAAATCCTGCTCAACACCCGCGAGGAAGTCCCCCATTCTGTGGCCATCGCCATCGAGAAAGTGGAGGAAACCCCAAACCTGACACGGGTGTTCGCCACCATTAATGTCGAGCGAGACTCCCAAAAGGGGATTCTCATCGGTAAACGAGGCTCAATGCTCAAACAAATCGGTTCCGCCGCGCGGGAGCAAATCCAAAAACTCGTCAGCGGTCAGATTTACCTGGAACTGTTTGTTAAAGTACAACCCAAATGGCGACAGTCCCGCACTCGTCTCAATGAACTCGGCTATCGTGTCGAAGACTAA
- a CDS encoding LmeA family phospholipid-binding protein, with the protein MTSSATLSPSSPSKSSLSSLLSAAVRLWLRSQVEAAETLKIEFSGKNRQLLRGEIPSLDVEAAGVIYQGLHLGQVWLQAGAVRLNLKQLLKGEPLRLLQPVPVQLRLTLHERDLTASLNSPLLQQASHEVFQGILPNEIDWSQVKIQLQGDRLHLITPSPQGIHLSTHLAVHRKDNHHAIQLQELQVQRDGDPCIQTFPPRNIPLDATVSIDGLTCHDGLLHLSGNLQAQM; encoded by the coding sequence ATGACCTCATCAGCTACCCTATCCCCCAGTTCTCCCTCTAAAAGTTCCCTGAGTTCCCTGCTTTCAGCGGCGGTTCGCCTGTGGCTGCGATCGCAGGTTGAAGCGGCCGAAACCCTCAAGATTGAGTTTTCCGGCAAAAATCGGCAACTGTTGCGAGGAGAAATCCCCAGCCTTGATGTTGAAGCCGCCGGAGTGATTTACCAAGGACTCCATTTAGGACAAGTCTGGCTGCAAGCCGGGGCCGTTCGTCTGAATCTTAAACAACTCCTGAAAGGAGAACCCCTACGCCTCTTACAACCGGTTCCCGTGCAACTGCGTCTCACCCTCCATGAGCGAGATCTCACCGCCTCCCTCAACTCCCCTCTCCTCCAACAAGCCAGCCATGAGGTCTTTCAAGGGATTTTACCCAATGAGATAGATTGGAGTCAGGTTAAGATTCAACTACAGGGCGATCGTCTGCATCTCATCACCCCCTCCCCCCAAGGGATTCACCTCAGCACCCATCTAGCCGTCCACCGCAAAGATAACCACCACGCCATCCAACTCCAGGAGTTGCAAGTCCAACGAGACGGCGACCCCTGCATCCAAACCTTCCCCCCCCGAAACATTCCCTTAGATGCTACGGTATCCATCGACGGCCTCACCTGTCACGACGGACTCCTCCATCTCTCGGGAAATTTACAAGCCCAAATGTGA